CTCAACGAGCCTGCCCATCAGGCTTGCAAGGTTGCCCGGGCGCTGCCGCACGATGCGTATGGACTGGCCTCGCATGACTATTACCTCGGTTGACCTTAGCCTCGGGCTCGAACCGGCCCAATTCGGGCTGAGCGACGAGGCGCTCGCCTCGTTTTCGGCGATCGCACCGCTCTGGCAGTCGGCTGTCCACCAGGCGCTTGCCGAAGAAGCCGATGACCCGGTGCTTGCCGAGTTCGCTGCAATTTCTGCCCGCATGGCGAGTGCGCTGGGCGATCCGCAATGGCAGCAGGAGTGGTTGTCGGCCTGGCACAAACTGCATGGCTGCGGGTTTTCGCTGACGGATACGCTGAGTTTCTTTTTCCGTGTCGTCGGACTCTGCGAGCACGCGCTGTTTGGCGAGGCCGTATCGGTCAACCGTCTCTACCTCGATCTTTTTTCCATCCTGCGGCGCAGCGTTTTTACCGCGGTCATCGCGGCAGTCGAACTCGGTGAAGAGGCCGGCCTGGCCCGCACCGGCATTCCCGGCGAACTGGCTGCCCTGCACGCGCTGCGCGAATTGGCCGTACGGGCCGAGCCGGTTGCCGTACTTTCCCTTGTCCTGACCAATCGCAATCGTTTCGGACAGCTTGCGGCCAGCGATCTGCAAAGTTTGCCCGGTGTCGTGGCGGAGCGTTTGCGCTTGCTGTTGCGGCCGGCGGACAGGATATTTTCCGGGCGTGAGGACGAGTGGTTATTGCTGTTGCCCGGTGTGCAATCGATGGCGGCGCCGACGCTGGTAGCGGCCCATATCGGGCAGGCCTTTGCCGAACCGCTCGGTTTGCTGAGCGGGCGCAGTGTGCCCCTCGAGTCCAGTATCGGTGCGGCCATGCTGCCCGAGCATGGCGCCGATGCGGAGTCCATTCTGCAGGCGGCTCGTCTGGCGCGCTGGGAGTTGCAGCCGACGCGTGAGCCATTTGGCTGGTTCCGGCCGGAAATGCGCCGGGATTGGCAGCATCGTTTCGACATGGCGGAAGAGCTGCGCCAGGCCTTGCATCATGAGACGCTGACGCTGCATATGCAGCCGCAAGTGGACGCGCCTTCCGGTGAATGCACCGGGGCGGAGTTGCTGTTGCGCTGGCAACGGGCAAATGGCGAATGGGTGCCGCCGCCACTGATCATCGAGATGATCGAGGAAAATGGCTGGCGCCATCTGTTCACCGACTGGCTGATCCGCAATGCGCTGCATGTAGCCACCGAAATGTCGGCGAAGGGGATCGATATTCCCCTGTCGATCAATCTGACCGCCGATGATCTGCTCGATACCGATTTGCCGGAACTGTTCGCGCAGCGCCTGGAAACCTGGCAGGTGCCGGGCAGCCGCTTCACCATCGAACTGACCGAATCGGCGATGCTCAGTGATCCGGAACGTTGCCTCGAAGTCATGCGCCGTCTGCGTGCCCTGGGCATGCGCCTGGCGCTGGATGACTTCGGTACCGGCTATTCGTCGCTGAGTTATCTGGTCAACCTGCCGCTCAACGAAATCAAGATCGACCGCTCGTTTGTCGTGGCGATGACGACTTCGGAAGAGCATCTGCGTATCGTCCGCACCATCATCGATCTAGCCTGGGACCTGGACATGATGCCGCTTGCCGAGGGGGTCGAGGATCCCGTCCAGGTCGCGCAGTTGCGCCGGCTGGGCTGTAACCGCATGCAGGGCTATCTGTACGCCAGACCGTTGGCGCCGGAGGCATTCGCCGCCTGGTACCAGGCACGTCTGGCTTGAGTTGCGGCGGGCTTGCGGTGACAATACTTCGCTGTCATCCTGCTTCAGGGGAATTCAATGTTTGATCCGGTCATCAGCGGTTTGCCAGCCTTTGCCAGTTTCTTTGCGACGGGCATCGTACTGTTGGGCGTGTTTTTTGCGCTTTATGTACTGATCACGCCTTATAACGAATTGCAGCTGATCCGCGCCGGCAACGAGGCCGCCGCCGTCAGCCTGGGCGGTGCGGTGATCGGTTTCGCGCTGCCGCTCGCCGTGTCGGTCGCGGTCAGCCACAACCTGTACGCGATGGTCGGCTGGGGTGTGGTTGCCGGCATCGTGCAGCTGCTCGTTTTCGCGGTTGCCCGCATAGCGCTGCCGCGCATCAACGAAAGCATTCCCCAGGGGCGCATGGCCTCGGGCATTTTCCTCGCATTACTCTCGATCGCGGTCGGCATTCTCAACGCCGGCTGCATCGCCTGACCCTTTAGGAGGTAGTGATGGCACTGATGGACTTCATCAAGAAGCAGTTTATCGACATCCTGCAGTGGACCGAGGATGCCGACGGTACGCTGGCCTGGCGTTTTCCGATGGCGGAAATGGAAATCCAGAACGGCGCCAGCCTGACCGTGCGCGACTCGCAACTCGCGCTCTTCGTCAACGAGGGCACGGTGGCCGACGTCTTCGCGCCCGGCATGTACAAGCTGACGACGCAGACGCTGCCCGTCCTGACCTACCTCAAGAACTGGGACAAGCTGTTCGAGTCCCCGTTCAAGTCCGACCTCTATTTCTTCTCGACGCGCCAGCAGCTCGACCAGAAGTGGGGCACGCCGAACCCGATCACCATCCGCGACAAGGAATTCGGCATTGTCCGCATGCGTGCCTTCGGCATCTATTCCTGGCACCTGGTGGATGCCAAGACCTTCTACCAGAAGATTTCCGGCACCCGCGACAGCTACGGTCGCGATGAACTCGAAGGCCAGTTGCGCAATACCCTGGTCGCCGGTCTGACCGATCTCTTTGCCGAATCCGGCGTCGCCTTCATCGACATGGCGGCCAACCAGGACGAGTTCGGCAAGGCGATGTTTGCCAAGGCGCAGCCGATGTTTGCCGAATACGGCCTGGCGCTCGATAC
The DNA window shown above is from Quatrionicoccus australiensis and carries:
- a CDS encoding putative bifunctional diguanylate cyclase/phosphodiesterase translates to MTITSVDLSLGLEPAQFGLSDEALASFSAIAPLWQSAVHQALAEEADDPVLAEFAAISARMASALGDPQWQQEWLSAWHKLHGCGFSLTDTLSFFFRVVGLCEHALFGEAVSVNRLYLDLFSILRRSVFTAVIAAVELGEEAGLARTGIPGELAALHALRELAVRAEPVAVLSLVLTNRNRFGQLAASDLQSLPGVVAERLRLLLRPADRIFSGREDEWLLLLPGVQSMAAPTLVAAHIGQAFAEPLGLLSGRSVPLESSIGAAMLPEHGADAESILQAARLARWELQPTREPFGWFRPEMRRDWQHRFDMAEELRQALHHETLTLHMQPQVDAPSGECTGAELLLRWQRANGEWVPPPLIIEMIEENGWRHLFTDWLIRNALHVATEMSAKGIDIPLSINLTADDLLDTDLPELFAQRLETWQVPGSRFTIELTESAMLSDPERCLEVMRRLRALGMRLALDDFGTGYSSLSYLVNLPLNEIKIDRSFVVAMTTSEEHLRIVRTIIDLAWDLDMMPLAEGVEDPVQVAQLRRLGCNRMQGYLYARPLAPEAFAAWYQARLA
- a CDS encoding DUF350 domain-containing protein → MFDPVISGLPAFASFFATGIVLLGVFFALYVLITPYNELQLIRAGNEAAAVSLGGAVIGFALPLAVSVAVSHNLYAMVGWGVVAGIVQLLVFAVARIALPRINESIPQGRMASGIFLALLSIAVGILNAGCIA
- a CDS encoding SPFH domain-containing protein → MALMDFIKKQFIDILQWTEDADGTLAWRFPMAEMEIQNGASLTVRDSQLALFVNEGTVADVFAPGMYKLTTQTLPVLTYLKNWDKLFESPFKSDLYFFSTRQQLDQKWGTPNPITIRDKEFGIVRMRAFGIYSWHLVDAKTFYQKISGTRDSYGRDELEGQLRNTLVAGLTDLFAESGVAFIDMAANQDEFGKAMFAKAQPMFAEYGLALDTLVVQNVSLPEELQKILDQKIGMNMIGDMQRYTQYQVANSIPDAAKNEGGLAAMGVGLGAGVGFGQVVGQSLGAALQQPTAVASVSPDEVVATLEKLHGLVEKGILSQAEFDAKKAELLKKLS